Proteins encoded in a region of the Deinococcus aerius genome:
- a CDS encoding type III polyketide synthase produces the protein MFPAPVVRSLVTGNPPHRIPQAEVREAARQAFPRMAARAGMLGVFDNAQIETRSLSRPLEWYTHERGFGEKNAVFVQEARALGERLAREALERAELAPGDIDAVVVVNTSGISAPSLDAYLIETLGLNRHAARLPVWGLGCAGGAAGLARAADLVRAGYQRVLYVAVEFCSLTLIKGDESKSNFVGTALFSDGGAALVVTAPDVPGPPPLLALHGGYSTLIEDSEDIMGWDVIDSGLKVRFSRDIPTLVRSMMQENVAQALASRGWSRDDVRAFVVHPGGVKVLTAYEEALGLPEGALDASRRVLSAHGNMSSVTVLFVLEEVLRDQPLGRGLLSAMGPGFSAEHVLIEFVND, from the coding sequence ATGTTCCCTGCTCCCGTCGTGCGTTCCCTCGTCACCGGGAACCCGCCCCACCGCATCCCGCAGGCCGAGGTGCGCGAGGCGGCCCGGCAGGCCTTCCCCCGCATGGCGGCCCGCGCCGGGATGCTCGGCGTGTTCGACAACGCCCAGATCGAAACCCGCTCCCTCTCGCGCCCGCTGGAGTGGTACACGCACGAGCGGGGCTTCGGCGAGAAGAACGCCGTCTTCGTGCAGGAGGCCCGCGCGCTGGGTGAACGGCTGGCCCGCGAGGCGCTGGAGCGCGCGGAACTCGCGCCGGGCGATATCGACGCCGTCGTGGTCGTGAACACGAGCGGGATCAGCGCCCCCAGCCTCGACGCCTACCTGATCGAGACGCTGGGCCTGAATCGCCACGCGGCCCGGCTGCCGGTGTGGGGCCTGGGGTGCGCGGGCGGTGCGGCGGGGCTCGCGCGGGCGGCGGACCTCGTGCGGGCGGGGTATCAGCGGGTCCTGTACGTCGCCGTCGAGTTTTGCAGCCTCACGCTCATCAAGGGCGACGAGTCCAAGAGCAACTTCGTGGGCACGGCCCTCTTCTCGGACGGCGGGGCGGCGCTCGTCGTCACCGCGCCCGACGTGCCCGGCCCCCCGCCCCTCCTCGCCCTGCACGGCGGCTACTCCACCCTGATCGAGGACTCCGAGGACATCATGGGCTGGGACGTGATCGACAGTGGCCTCAAGGTGCGCTTCTCCCGCGATATCCCCACCCTGGTGCGCTCGATGATGCAGGAGAACGTCGCCCAGGCCCTCGCCTCGCGCGGCTGGTCGCGGGACGACGTGCGCGCCTTCGTGGTCCATCCCGGCGGCGTCAAGGTGCTCACCGCCTACGAGGAGGCGCTGGGCCTGCCGGAAGGGGCATTGGACGCCAGCCGCCGCGTCCTGTCCGCCCACGGCAACATGAGCAGCGTGACCGTGCTGTTCGTGCTGGAAGAGGTGCTGCGGGACCAGCCCCTGGGGCGCGGCCTGCTGAGCGCGATGGGTCCGGGCTTCAGCGCCGAACACGTGCTGATCGAGTTTGTGAACGATTGA
- a CDS encoding cupin domain-containing protein, giving the protein MDPQAGREGLTVPEPVNVAAKFALFDDAWNPRIVAELNGQQVKVARLRGEFVWHHHEHEDELFWVIRGTLRLRFRDRDVLLQEGEFQVVPRGVEHLPVAETEEVWAVLFEPASTLNTGDVRGERTRETLERL; this is encoded by the coding sequence ATGGACCCGCAAGCAGGCCGGGAGGGACTGACCGTCCCCGAGCCCGTGAACGTCGCCGCGAAGTTCGCCCTCTTTGACGACGCCTGGAACCCCCGGATCGTCGCCGAACTCAACGGCCAGCAGGTCAAGGTCGCCCGGCTGCGCGGCGAGTTCGTCTGGCACCACCACGAGCATGAGGACGAACTGTTCTGGGTGATTCGGGGCACCCTCCGCCTGCGCTTCCGGGACCGGGACGTGCTGCTGCAAGAGGGCGAGTTCCAGGTCGTCCCGCGCGGGGTGGAGCATCTGCCCGTCGCCGAGACCGAGGAGGTCTGGGCCGTGCTGTTCGAGCCCGCCTCGACCCTCAACACGGGCGACGTGCGGGGCGAGCGCACCCGGGAGACGCTGGAGCGGCTGTAG
- a CDS encoding aldo/keto reductase → MTNTTTPNAAQSGTFRIGGELTVNRLGFGAMRVTGEGIWGDPADRQEALATLRRLPELGVNFIDTADSYGPAVSEELIREALHPFDTVVIATKGGLTRTGPNVWIPVGRPEYLKQQAYISRRRLGVERIDLWQLHRIDPKVPRDEQFGAIRELMDEGVIRLAGLSEVNVEEIEAARRVFPVATVQNLYNLVNRKSEDVLDHCGREGIGFIPWYPLAAGGLAREGSVLGEVARRLNATPSQVALAWVLRRSPVMLPIPGTGKVRHLEENVAAAGLTLEDEDFRALDEVGRDEWTRKQAGRD, encoded by the coding sequence ATGACGAACACCACCACGCCCAATGCCGCGCAGAGCGGCACCTTCCGCATCGGCGGGGAGCTGACCGTGAACCGCCTGGGCTTCGGGGCGATGCGGGTCACCGGCGAGGGGATCTGGGGCGACCCCGCCGACCGCCAGGAGGCGCTGGCGACCCTGCGCAGGCTGCCGGAACTCGGCGTCAACTTCATCGACACCGCCGACTCCTACGGCCCGGCCGTCAGCGAGGAACTCATCCGCGAGGCGCTGCACCCCTTTGATACCGTCGTGATCGCCACCAAGGGCGGGCTGACCCGCACCGGCCCGAACGTGTGGATTCCGGTGGGCCGCCCCGAGTACCTCAAGCAGCAGGCCTACATCTCCCGCCGCCGCCTGGGGGTCGAGCGCATCGACCTGTGGCAACTGCACCGCATCGACCCCAAGGTGCCCCGCGACGAGCAGTTCGGCGCGATCCGCGAGCTGATGGACGAGGGCGTGATCCGCCTCGCCGGGCTGAGCGAGGTGAACGTCGAGGAGATCGAGGCCGCCCGCCGGGTGTTCCCGGTCGCCACGGTCCAGAACCTCTACAACCTCGTCAACCGCAAGTCGGAGGACGTGCTGGACCACTGCGGGCGCGAGGGCATCGGCTTTATCCCCTGGTATCCGCTCGCGGCGGGGGGCCTGGCCCGCGAGGGCAGCGTCCTGGGCGAGGTCGCCCGGCGGCTGAACGCCACCCCCTCGCAGGTCGCGCTCGCCTGGGTGCTGCGGCGCAGCCCGGTCATGCTGCCCATCCCCGGCACGGGCAAGGTGCGGCACCTGGAGGAGAACGTGGCCGCCGCGGGCCTCACCCTCGAAGACGAGGACTTCCGCGCGCTCGACGAGGTGGGGAGGGACGAATGGACCCGCAAGCAGGCCGGGAGGGACTGA
- the merB gene encoding organomercurial lyase — MIASAPTHARLHHAILRHLVDRGFAPSGARLAEEFGVDREVMNRALRDLQAYHGVVLHPHVPEVWVIHPFSTAPTPFVVAQGDRLWWGNCAWCSLGVAALLGGNGVTIRTTLGAEGPPVTVHVDDHRVRENLWVHFPIPMARAWDNVIFTCTTMLLFGNEPEIDAWSERHALPRGDAQPIQRVYDFARVWYGRHLDEDWHKWTTEEAREIFERFGFRGPIWDLPRSGERF, encoded by the coding sequence ATGATCGCCTCCGCGCCGACCCACGCCCGGCTTCATCACGCCATTCTTCGCCATCTCGTCGACCGGGGCTTTGCCCCCTCGGGGGCCCGGCTCGCCGAGGAGTTCGGCGTGGACCGGGAGGTGATGAACCGGGCCCTCCGGGACCTTCAGGCCTATCACGGCGTCGTCCTGCACCCGCATGTCCCTGAGGTGTGGGTCATCCACCCGTTCTCCACGGCCCCCACGCCCTTCGTGGTCGCGCAGGGGGACCGCCTGTGGTGGGGCAACTGCGCGTGGTGTTCCCTGGGGGTGGCGGCCCTGCTGGGCGGGAACGGCGTGACCATTCGGACCACCCTGGGGGCGGAAGGGCCGCCAGTGACCGTTCATGTGGACGACCACCGCGTGCGGGAGAACCTCTGGGTTCACTTTCCCATCCCGATGGCCCGGGCATGGGACAACGTCATCTTCACCTGCACGACCATGCTGCTCTTCGGAAACGAACCGGAGATTGACGCTTGGTCTGAGCGCCACGCGCTGCCCCGCGGCGATGCCCAGCCCATCCAGCGGGTGTACGACTTCGCGCGGGTGTGGTACGGGCGACACCTGGACGAGGACTGGCACAAGTGGACCACCGAGGAGGCGCGGGAGATCTTCGAACGTTTCGGCTTCCGGGGGCCCATCTGGGACCTGCCCCGTTCGGGCGAACGTTTTTGA
- a CDS encoding nitroreductase family protein, whose protein sequence is MLARRTTNGPFRPDPVSREHQHLLMRVAQAAPSHFNSQPWRFVLIEDPATISRIADISGESMTELIEAGVFFERYRRYFRFSEAEMEERRDGIHIDHLPGPLRPFTRQVFSDMGLKLMRQLGVPRKLGEDNRRLVAGSPLLLAALLDRTEYRPGELSGFYSVFGLGAAVENIWNAVGALGMGIQFVSTPMEIPRQWQAIRELLRVPEDLELMAVFRLGYLPAGEKRPSIDWSSRHRKRMGQFVFRETCEVPEEEG, encoded by the coding sequence ATGCTCGCCCGGCGCACCACGAACGGTCCCTTTCGCCCCGACCCCGTGAGCCGCGAGCACCAGCACCTCCTGATGCGGGTGGCGCAGGCGGCCCCCAGCCACTTCAACAGCCAGCCGTGGCGCTTCGTGCTAATTGAGGACCCCGCGACGATCTCCAGGATCGCTGACATCTCGGGCGAGAGCATGACCGAACTCATCGAGGCGGGCGTGTTCTTCGAGCGGTACCGCCGCTACTTCCGCTTCTCGGAGGCCGAGATGGAGGAGCGGCGCGACGGCATCCACATCGACCACCTGCCGGGGCCGCTGCGGCCCTTCACCCGCCAGGTCTTTTCCGACATGGGCCTGAAACTCATGCGCCAGCTCGGCGTGCCGAGAAAGCTCGGCGAGGACAACCGCCGGCTGGTGGCGGGCAGCCCCCTGCTGCTGGCCGCGCTGCTCGACAGGACGGAGTACCGCCCGGGCGAACTCAGCGGCTTTTACTCCGTGTTCGGCCTGGGCGCGGCGGTCGAGAATATCTGGAACGCGGTGGGGGCGCTGGGCATGGGCATCCAGTTCGTGAGCACGCCGATGGAGATTCCCCGGCAGTGGCAGGCGATCCGCGAGCTGCTGCGCGTGCCGGAGGACCTGGAACTCATGGCCGTGTTCCGCCTGGGCTACCTGCCCGCCGGGGAAAAACGCCCCTCCATCGACTGGAGCAGCCGTCACCGCAAGCGGATGGGGCAGTTCGTCTTCCGCGAGACCTGCGAGGTGCCGGAGGAAGAGGGCTAG
- the ndk gene encoding nucleoside-diphosphate kinase: protein MERTFAMIKPDGVRRGLTPEILARIQRKGYRVVGLKQMLIPRDVAETHYAEHRERPFFGELVDFITGGPVVAIALEGENAITGWRAMMGATNPANAAPGTIRADFATTTGENVTHGSDSPESAARELALFFGEGELLA from the coding sequence ATGGAACGCACCTTTGCCATGATCAAGCCCGACGGCGTGCGCCGCGGCCTGACCCCCGAGATTCTCGCCCGCATCCAGCGCAAGGGCTACCGCGTCGTGGGCCTCAAGCAGATGCTGATCCCCCGCGATGTGGCGGAAACCCACTACGCCGAGCACCGCGAGCGGCCCTTTTTCGGGGAACTCGTGGACTTCATCACGGGCGGGCCGGTCGTCGCCATCGCGCTGGAGGGCGAGAACGCCATCACCGGCTGGCGCGCGATGATGGGGGCCACCAACCCGGCCAACGCCGCGCCCGGCACCATCCGCGCCGACTTCGCCACCACGACGGGCGAGAACGTGACCCACGGCAGCGACTCGCCCGAGAGCGCGGCCCGCGAGCTGGCGCTGTTCTTCGGCGAGGGCGAACTGCTCGCCTGA
- a CDS encoding MerR family transcriptional regulator, with amino-acid sequence MFKIGELARMAGVSVRTLHHYDDLGLLRPALTTESGHRLYAPAQLADLRRILALKALGLTLDEIGRVPDGLPSTPLLARRRAELLAQRDALDGQIRRLDEVLCQERRMEQYQVELKDLPASPVLAARTFAPDYRHVAAPLGELFGELGRTFEVTGLRGVQPCAVVWHGGGYQSEERIELEVAGDFEGDVPESGLPDGRVHLAELPAARVASTVHTGSYERLGEPYAALLAWMAREGFAPDGPVREVYLQSSADEEAQVTELQIPVRPA; translated from the coding sequence ATGTTCAAGATCGGAGAACTCGCCCGCATGGCCGGGGTCAGCGTCCGCACGCTGCACCACTATGACGACCTCGGCCTCCTCAGGCCCGCCCTCACGACGGAGAGCGGGCACCGCCTGTACGCGCCCGCGCAGCTCGCCGACCTGAGGCGCATCCTCGCCCTCAAGGCCCTGGGCCTCACGCTCGACGAGATCGGGCGGGTGCCGGACGGGCTGCCCTCCACCCCCCTCCTCGCCCGCCGCCGCGCCGAGCTGCTGGCCCAGCGTGACGCGCTCGACGGGCAAATCCGGCGCCTCGACGAGGTGCTGTGCCAGGAGCGACGTATGGAACAGTATCAGGTCGAACTCAAGGACCTTCCGGCCTCCCCCGTTCTGGCCGCCCGGACATTCGCCCCCGACTACCGGCACGTCGCCGCCCCGCTGGGGGAGCTGTTCGGGGAACTCGGCCGCACCTTCGAGGTGACCGGGCTGCGCGGCGTTCAGCCCTGCGCGGTCGTCTGGCACGGCGGGGGCTATCAGAGCGAGGAGCGGATCGAGCTGGAGGTCGCCGGGGACTTCGAGGGCGACGTGCCCGAGTCCGGCCTCCCGGACGGGCGGGTTCACCTCGCCGAGCTGCCCGCCGCGCGGGTCGCCTCGACCGTCCACACGGGCAGCTATGAACGGCTGGGTGAGCCCTACGCCGCCCTGCTCGCCTGGATGGCGCGGGAGGGGTTTGCCCCCGACGGCCCCGTGCGGGAGGTGTATCTCCAGTCCAGCGCCGACGAGGAGGCGCAGGTGACTGAGCTTCAGATTCCGGTGCGGCCCGCCTGA
- a CDS encoding M3 family metallopeptidase, which yields MTQAPTAPHEGQHGRSENPLLNVGFRIPFDQIRPEHAEPAVDALLAQTRERLEHLARAGERDYADFMADLDRLTEQLDTVRVIVGHLDGVVTSPEWQAAKRAILPKVTEFYTQLSLHPGLWAALKGFAGTEAARALDPVRARHLKLTLDEFRREGADLPEDQKARLLEVNTRLAQVTNDFAKNVLDATAAFELIVPTERLAGVPQRVREATRLDAQAHGHAGGHRLTLHQPVVEPVLTYADDRELRRELWIAQNSVGVQPGRDNRPLVLEILRLRREQARILGFRDFADYVLEDRMAGGGERALTFERDLEARVRPFFERENAELEAFYREQAGPGAPPLEGWDVGYWAEKQRQAKYDFDEEALRPYFELNRVLAGLFEIVNRVFGITVREAQAPGWHPEVRYYDILDEGGTHVASFYTDWFPRDTKRAGAWMNAFVTGGPREQGVEPHLGLMCGNMTPPSGDTPALLSLREVETVFHEFGHLLHHALSRVPVRSLSGTRVAWDFVELPSQIMENWVTEREALDLFARHYQTGERLPDELFARLIAARNYRAANATMRQLSFGTVDLVLHVEFDPEAPDADPIRVAHEVMSRFYPYPLPGDYARIAQFGHLFSSPVGYGAGYYSYKWAEVLDADAFSRFASEGIFNRETGRSYVDTILSRGNSAEAAQLYRDFMGRDPDPEALLRRSGLVQA from the coding sequence ATGACCCAGGCGCCCACGGCTCCCCACGAAGGCCAGCACGGCCGGAGCGAGAATCCGCTGCTCAACGTCGGCTTCCGCATTCCCTTCGACCAGATTCGGCCCGAACACGCCGAACCCGCCGTGGACGCGCTGCTGGCGCAGACGCGGGAGCGCCTGGAACACCTCGCGCGGGCGGGCGAGCGGGACTACGCGGATTTCATGGCGGACCTCGACCGGCTCACCGAGCAGCTCGACACGGTGCGCGTGATCGTGGGCCACCTCGACGGGGTGGTGACCAGCCCGGAGTGGCAGGCCGCCAAGCGCGCGATCCTGCCCAAGGTGACCGAGTTCTACACCCAGCTCAGCCTCCACCCGGGGCTGTGGGCGGCGCTCAAGGGCTTTGCGGGGACGGAGGCCGCCCGCGCGCTCGACCCGGTGCGTGCCCGGCACTTGAAGCTCACCCTCGACGAGTTCCGCCGCGAGGGCGCCGACCTGCCCGAGGACCAGAAGGCCCGGCTGCTGGAGGTCAACACCCGCCTCGCGCAGGTCACGAACGACTTCGCCAAGAACGTGCTCGACGCGACCGCCGCTTTTGAGCTCATCGTGCCCACTGAGCGGCTCGCGGGCGTTCCGCAGCGGGTGCGCGAGGCCACCCGGCTCGACGCGCAGGCGCACGGGCACGCGGGGGGCCACCGCCTCACCCTGCACCAGCCCGTCGTCGAGCCCGTCCTGACCTACGCCGACGACCGCGAGCTGCGCCGCGAGCTGTGGATCGCGCAGAACTCGGTGGGGGTGCAGCCGGGGCGCGACAACCGGCCCCTGGTGCTGGAGATCCTGCGGCTGCGGCGCGAGCAGGCCCGCATCCTGGGCTTCCGCGACTTCGCCGACTATGTCCTCGAGGACCGCATGGCGGGCGGCGGCGAGCGGGCGCTGACCTTCGAGCGCGACCTCGAAGCCCGCGTGCGCCCCTTCTTCGAGCGCGAGAACGCCGAGCTGGAAGCCTTCTACCGTGAGCAGGCCGGACCCGGCGCCCCCCCGCTGGAGGGCTGGGACGTGGGCTACTGGGCCGAGAAGCAGCGCCAGGCGAAGTACGACTTCGACGAGGAGGCCCTGCGCCCCTACTTCGAGCTGAACCGGGTCCTCGCGGGCCTCTTCGAGATCGTGAACCGCGTCTTCGGGATCACCGTCCGTGAAGCGCAGGCCCCCGGCTGGCACCCCGAGGTCCGCTACTACGACATCCTCGACGAGGGGGGCACGCACGTCGCCTCCTTCTACACCGACTGGTTCCCGCGCGACACCAAGCGGGCGGGGGCGTGGATGAATGCGTTTGTCACGGGCGGCCCGCGTGAGCAGGGCGTCGAGCCCCACCTCGGCCTGATGTGCGGCAACATGACGCCCCCCTCCGGGGATACGCCCGCGCTGCTCTCCCTGCGGGAGGTCGAGACCGTCTTCCACGAGTTCGGCCACCTGCTGCACCACGCGCTCTCCCGCGTGCCTGTCCGGTCCCTCAGCGGCACGCGCGTCGCCTGGGACTTCGTGGAGCTGCCCTCGCAGATCATGGAGAACTGGGTGACCGAGCGGGAGGCGCTCGACCTCTTCGCCCGGCACTACCAGACGGGGGAGCGGCTGCCCGACGAGCTCTTCGCCCGCCTGATCGCCGCCCGCAACTACCGCGCGGCGAACGCCACCATGCGCCAGCTCTCCTTCGGCACGGTGGACCTCGTGCTGCACGTCGAGTTCGACCCGGAGGCGCCGGACGCCGACCCCATCCGCGTGGCCCACGAGGTGATGAGTCGCTTCTACCCCTACCCGCTGCCCGGGGACTACGCCCGCATCGCGCAGTTCGGCCACCTGTTCTCCAGCCCGGTGGGGTACGGCGCCGGGTACTACTCCTACAAGTGGGCGGAAGTTCTGGACGCCGACGCCTTCAGCCGCTTTGCGAGCGAGGGCATCTTCAACCGGGAGACGGGCCGCTCGTACGTGGACACCATCCTCAGCCGCGGCAACAGCGCCGAGGCCGCCCAGCTCTACCGCGACTTCATGGGCCGCGACCCCGACCCCGAGGCCCTGCTGCGGCGCAGCGGACTGGTCCAGGCGTAA
- a CDS encoding GNAT family N-acetyltransferase gives MDEPTLPPTPGLTLRPAMPADLPAVAALLTRAHPESPVTPEELEMLDARRLPGEPHVRTLAEQEGCPVGLAETGVPRMDSHDGWLDVTVRTLPELAGGQVAEVLFAHAEGHALAHGAHTLVTRVREDWWEKPFYEARGYAEHDRMWISTLDLRTLDFARFAGLEERVREAGVRIAPLSDLVRNFDEAAQRRLYALVAALLRDVPTTTPIEVWPFETWQLRVAGRIHPEGLFLAVAPDGEWVGLSELYLPIPARPGTLHNGLTGVLPAWRGRGIALALKVAAARAGLARGFTHSRTSNHSINHPMLAVNERLGFVREAALVTLRRTVSRQ, from the coding sequence ATGGACGAGCCGACCCTCCCCCCGACGCCCGGCCTCACGCTCCGGCCCGCCATGCCCGCCGACCTCCCCGCCGTCGCCGCGCTGCTGACCCGGGCGCACCCCGAGTCCCCGGTCACGCCCGAGGAGCTGGAGATGCTGGACGCCCGCCGCCTCCCCGGTGAGCCGCACGTCCGCACCCTCGCCGAGCAGGAGGGGTGTCCCGTCGGTCTGGCCGAAACCGGCGTTCCCCGGATGGACAGCCACGACGGCTGGCTGGACGTGACCGTGCGGACGCTGCCGGAACTCGCCGGGGGGCAGGTGGCAGAGGTCCTCTTCGCCCACGCGGAGGGGCACGCCCTCGCGCATGGCGCCCACACCCTGGTCACCCGTGTGCGCGAGGACTGGTGGGAAAAGCCCTTCTACGAGGCGCGCGGGTACGCCGAGCACGACCGGATGTGGATCAGCACCCTCGACCTGCGGACGCTGGACTTCGCGCGTTTCGCCGGGCTGGAGGAGCGGGTCAGGGAGGCGGGTGTGCGAATCGCCCCCTTGAGCGATCTCGTGAGGAACTTCGACGAGGCCGCGCAGCGCCGCCTCTACGCCCTGGTCGCCGCCCTGCTGCGGGACGTGCCGACGACCACGCCCATAGAAGTGTGGCCCTTTGAAACGTGGCAACTGCGGGTGGCGGGGCGCATCCACCCCGAGGGCCTGTTCCTCGCCGTGGCCCCGGACGGCGAGTGGGTGGGGTTAAGCGAGCTGTACCTCCCCATTCCCGCGCGCCCCGGCACCCTGCACAACGGGCTGACGGGCGTGCTCCCGGCCTGGCGCGGACGGGGAATCGCCCTCGCCCTCAAGGTGGCCGCCGCGCGGGCCGGGCTCGCCCGGGGGTTCACCCACTCCCGGACCAGCAACCACTCCATCAACCACCCCATGCTCGCCGTCAACGAACGGCTGGGGTTCGTGCGGGAGGCGGCGCTGGTGACGCTGAGGCGGACGGTGAGTCGTCAGTAG
- the queA gene encoding tRNA preQ1(34) S-adenosylmethionine ribosyltransferase-isomerase QueA: MAETVRPDADAVLARLAFDLPPERIAQTGAEPRDSSRLMVVGERIEHRIFRELPDLLRPGDVLIFNESRVIPARVMARKPVVNGQGGGQVEVLLLREEEANVWSAYLKPAKRAGKELWLGQPGGTQHRAEVVGALPDGARLLRFDHDIRPHLDEIGRLPLPPYIHAGDSDETWRERYQTVYAREPGSVAAPTAGLHFTPELLARLDEAGVERHAITLHVGAGTFRPITGSVAEHVMHAERYAISEGTAGAINQAKAEGRRVVAVGTTTVRALESSANEDGTVRPGEGDTRIFITPGTPVRVPDLLITNLHLPGSTLMLLVAAFAGEARIRAAYDAALAGGYRFYSLGDAMLLERAVGSG; encoded by the coding sequence GTGGCTGAGACCGTCAGACCCGACGCAGACGCCGTCCTCGCCCGCCTCGCCTTCGACCTGCCCCCGGAGAGGATCGCGCAGACGGGCGCCGAACCGCGCGACTCCTCCCGGTTGATGGTGGTGGGCGAGCGGATTGAGCACCGCATTTTCCGGGAGTTGCCGGACCTGCTGCGGCCCGGGGATGTGCTCATCTTCAACGAGAGCCGCGTCATTCCCGCCCGGGTGATGGCGCGCAAGCCCGTGGTGAACGGCCAGGGCGGCGGCCAGGTCGAAGTCCTCCTGCTGCGGGAGGAGGAGGCAAACGTCTGGTCTGCCTACCTCAAGCCCGCCAAACGCGCCGGGAAGGAGTTGTGGTTGGGCCAGCCCGGGGGAACACAGCACCGGGCGGAGGTCGTCGGCGCCTTGCCCGACGGGGCCCGCCTGCTGCGCTTCGACCATGACATCAGGCCGCACCTCGACGAGATCGGGCGGCTCCCGCTCCCGCCGTACATCCACGCCGGGGACAGCGACGAGACGTGGCGCGAGCGGTATCAGACGGTGTATGCCCGCGAACCCGGGAGTGTGGCCGCGCCGACCGCCGGGCTGCACTTCACCCCCGAACTCCTCGCCCGGCTGGACGAGGCGGGGGTGGAGCGGCACGCGATCACGTTGCACGTCGGCGCGGGCACCTTCCGCCCCATCACCGGCAGCGTGGCCGAGCACGTGATGCACGCCGAGCGGTACGCGATCAGCGAAGGCACGGCAGGGGCGATCAACCAGGCGAAGGCGGAGGGGCGCCGCGTCGTGGCGGTCGGGACCACGACCGTCCGCGCCCTGGAGAGCAGCGCGAACGAGGACGGCACGGTGCGCCCCGGCGAGGGCGACACCCGCATCTTCATCACGCCGGGGACGCCCGTGCGGGTGCCCGACCTGCTCATCACCAACCTGCACCTGCCCGGCTCGACGCTGATGCTCCTCGTCGCCGCCTTCGCGGGCGAGGCGCGCATCCGGGCCGCGTACGACGCCGCGCTCGCGGGGGGCTACCGCTTCTACTCGCTGGGCGACGCGATGCTGCTGGAGAGGGCAGTGGGGAGTGGTTAG
- a CDS encoding LabA-like NYN domain-containing protein, whose protein sequence is MQYVVSRPRVGVFIDTQNLYHSARDLLERTVNFETILKVATEGRELVHAISYTVERENEATARPFIYKLSALGYKVRRMNLVLSHVAEGGKHIYEGNWDMGIVADMVRLMDHLDIVVLGSGDGDFTDIVEVLQERGKRVEVIAFREHTAQRLVDAADRFTHLPDIQDALMPARQKVEREKP, encoded by the coding sequence ATGCAGTACGTGGTTTCCCGCCCCCGCGTGGGCGTTTTCATCGACACCCAGAACCTCTACCACTCGGCCCGCGACCTGCTGGAGCGCACCGTCAATTTCGAGACGATCCTGAAGGTCGCCACCGAGGGGCGCGAACTCGTCCACGCGATCTCCTACACGGTCGAGCGCGAGAACGAGGCGACGGCGCGGCCCTTCATCTACAAGCTCTCGGCGCTGGGGTACAAGGTGCGGCGGATGAATCTGGTCCTGAGCCACGTCGCCGAGGGCGGCAAGCACATCTACGAGGGCAACTGGGATATGGGCATCGTGGCCGACATGGTGCGCCTGATGGACCACCTCGACATCGTGGTGCTGGGGAGCGGCGACGGCGACTTCACCGACATCGTCGAGGTATTGCAGGAGCGCGGCAAGCGGGTGGAGGTCATCGCCTTCCGCGAGCACACCGCGCAGAGGCTCGTGGACGCCGCCGACCGCTTCACGCACCTGCCGGATATTCAGGACGCCCTGATGCCCGCCCGGCAGAAGGTCGAGCGGGAGAAGCCCTAA